AAGCGATAGCATTGTAAAGAGGCCATCTTTACCTCGTAAGACTTATGCGGTATTAGCCCTCCTTTCGGAGGGTTATCCCCCACTACCGGGTAGATTCCCACGCGTTACTCACCCGTCCGCCACTGTAGTAGTCTCCCGAAGGAAACGTTCCAGTCAGACTTGCATGTGTTAGGCACGCCGCCAGCGTTTGTCCTGAGCCAGGATCAAACTCTCCGTACTCTTTAAAGGGAAATCAAAAAAGAAGAATCGAAATCCGTCTTTTCTTCATTCCCCCTAAAAGTTACACCTTTAAACTGATTAACTCTTACTATGAGAAATAAGGAAAATCAGGGTTATATCAAACATATGGCTGGGTGCTATAGATTTATCAAAGAACTGATTTGCCCTCTTCGTGAGAACCCTGCGGGTTCTCCCGAGAGAAGGGGCAAATAAGATAGTAACAGAGTTAGCAGGTGTTGTCAAGAAAATATTGATAAAAAAATAATTTTTTTAGGTAACAAACACCTTCTTCTAATTCTGCATTATAAATTATATTACTTATTTCCTTTTTTTTCAACATGCTTTAAATATTTCATATTTATAAGTCTAAAATAACCTTATTTTGTAAAGTATGAGTTACCAAAACATAGCAAACATAATTAATTCCCATATATTCTCGTTCAATTTATTTTTAGCTGATAAAAATTTAATTTGCCAATCCTTAAAATATCGCCGTCTTTTACTACAATATCAGTATTTGGGTTAGTTATTTTTTTATGATTTATCCTTACTCCACCTTGTTTGATTATCCTGATGGCTTCACCGGTGCTAGTAAGAGCTTTGGTCATTTTTACTAATTTTACAATCCATAATTTATTTTCACTTAAATCTCTAATAGGAATTAACAATTTTTGCGAATTTTCGGGATCCATCTTTTCCTGAAATACCTGTTCAAAATGATTCTCAGCTTGATTGGCATTGCTATATCCGTGATATATTTTTACAATTTCCTTGGCTAGTCTTTTTTTGATATCACGAGGATGAACATTATTTGCTTGAAGATCTTTTTTTATTTGGTTTATTTGCTGTTCGGGTACATCAGTTAATAAGCGAAAATATATTTCCATTAATTTATCAGGTATAGACATGATTTTTCCATACATATCATTTGGTTTCTCATTAATGCCAATATAGTTCCCAAGGCTTTTGCTCATTTTTTCCACACCATCAGTACCCTCAATAATAGGCATAGTAATTATAACCTGTGGCTCCTGTCCAAATTCTCTTTGTAAATCCCTTCCAACCAATAAATTAAATTTTTGGTCAGTTCCTCCTAATTCCACATCGGCTTTCAGTGATACAGAATCATAACCTTGCATAAGAGGATACAAAAACTCATGCACACCAATTGGCTTTTTTTCTTGAAATCGGTTTGAAAAATCGTCCCTTTCCAGCATTCTGGCAACTGTATATTTAGAGCATAAATGGATTACATCAACAAAAGATAATTTTCCTAACCAATGGCTATTAAATTCTACAATTGTTTTATTGGGGTCTAATATTTTAAAGACTTGTTCCTTATAAGTTTCGGCATTCTTTTTTACCTCTACCGTTGTTAGCTGTTTTCTAGTCGAAGATCGTCCACTTGGATCCCCTATCATACCTGTAAAATCACCAATGAGAAAATAAACATCATGACCTAAGTCTTGAAAATGTCTTAACTTTCTTAAACCAACCGTATGTCCTAAATGTATATCTGGGGCACTGGGGTCAAATCCTTGCTTTATACGTAATGGTTTTTTTGATTTTTTAGAATTTCTTAATTTGTTTTTCAATTCTTCTTCTGAAATAATTTCATCAGTTCCTCTTTTAATTATTTTCATTTCCTCAGATAAATCCATATTATCCCCTCTCGTCTTCTATATGATTTACTATATTTGCAATAAATTCTATAAATTCTTAACTATAATGTGTTATCCCAATAAAATACATATAAAAATAAGTCTTTTTATTATTTAGCTCTATACAACCAGATTTTTCTCCTTATTAGAATCAGCAATAACGGGTAACCAATTATGAAACAGGCAATTGTCTGTCCTATAGTAATATAGGCAACTGTTAGCCAGTATGGAATTTCAAATAATAAATGTAAATATAAGCTTATACCAAGTGCATTAATTATAATAGGCGGAACAGGGGCTAAAAAAGGTTTAGTTGTATTATATGTTATAATAGCTGCTAATAATGTAAAAAAACTGCCACCAATAACATCAATTATACCAAGCCCTCCCCAAATATTTGATAATATGCACCCTAAAAATAATCCACCAATAGCAGCCGGATCAATAAAAGGCAATACTGTTAATGCTTCAGCAATTCTAATCTGGAAAGGTCCAAAACTAATTGGTGCAAAAATAATATTTATGGTAACATATATTGCAGCAATTAATGAAATGCGTACCATATAATTCAAACTAAACAAATCAATTTCCCTTTTTTTAAAAAACTTAAATAATTATAGCACATTTATATTTAGTTAAAAAGATTGACAATGTATATTATTATTAATATATAGAGAATATAGATTATTCAGATTGTATATATTTAAAAAATTAGTAAAAAGTTAAAATTTTAATTTGTAATAAATGGTTCTGATATGAGTAAGAAAAAAACAAAAAAAACAAAAAATAATTCTTTCTACAAAAAAATAATATTTATTAGTTTATTCTTATTTGTCTTATCATTTTTAATATCATTTGCCCTTTTAGTTTCCTTTTCCAACCAAAAAATGGTAGATATAGTTAAAACTAGTAATTTTATTAACCCTATTACCAGTAAAGTTTATGATATTAATGGAAAATTAATAACAGAATTTTTTCAGGAAAACCGAACGCCAATTTCTTTATCAGAAATTCCCACACACCTCATCAGTGCTTTTATTGCTATTGAAGATACTTACTTCTATAATCATTATGGAATAAGCATTCGTGGTATTATCAGAGCAATGGTTGAAAATGTCAAGGAAAGTGGAAGAATATTTCAAGGTCAGGGAGGCAGTACAATAACTCAACAGCTTGCTGTTAATACATTTTTAACAAGGGAAGAAACATTGTCTCGCAAAATACAGGATGCACTCCTTGCCTTACAAATTGAGAGAACTTTTACTAAAAATGAAATACTTGAAATGTACCTGAATTTAATTTACTTCGGTCATGGAGCCTATGGTGTTGTATCAGCATCAGAAATGTACTTTAATAAGGATGTTGCAGATCTTTCTTTGGCTGAAAGTGCTTTACTGGCAGGAATACCAAGAAGACCATATTATTACTCTCCTTTTATTAATATAGAATCTTCTTTAAATAGAAAAAATGTAATCTTAAAAAGAATGTATGACCTGGGTTATATAGATGAATCCGAATATCAACAAGCTAGAGACGAAGTAATTACATTTAGTCATAATAGAGAAAATATTGAAATCGCACCTCATTTTTCCAGCTACATTCGTACACAGTTACTCGAACAATATGGTGTAAATATGGTTTTTAAAGGTGGACTAAAAATCTACACCACACTTGATTTGGAATTACAACGAAAAGCACAGGAGGCTTTTTTAGACAGCGGCAGGGAAGGTGCATTAATTGCTGTAGATCCTCAAACAGGCTATATAAAAGCAATGGTTGGTGGGAAAAATTATGAAGAGAGTGAATTTAATAGAGCAACCCAGGCTTACAGACAACCAGGATCTGCCTTTAAAACATTTGTTTACTTAACGGCATTAGATAAAGGTCTTTCTCCAAGCTTAATTATGGAGGATGCTCCAATTATTTACGAAAATGGCTGGTCTCCGGAAAACTATGAGAATGAATTTAGGGGATTTGTTACATTAAGAGAAGGTTTTGAGGACTCTATTAATATTATTGGGGTTAAATTATTAGAAAGAGTTGGTGTCCGAGATGTAATTCAGAATGCTGAAAAAGCCGGAATTACTAGTTCCTTACGAGCAGATCTCTCCTTAGCGTTAGGAACCTCTGAAGTAACTCCATTGGAAATGGCTTCCGCATATGCAACAATAGCAAATATGGGAACATATGTAGAACCGATTTCCATTTTAAAAATTGAAGATCATAATGGCAAGGTATTGGAGCAAAACAATGTAGTAAGCAAAAAAGTTTTTACAGAAGAAGTATGTTACACATTAACTAAATTAATGGAAGGTGTCATAAATAGAGGAACTGGCTGGAACGCTGATATTGGAAGACCAGCTGCGGGTAAGACGGGTACAACTAATGAATGCATAGACGCCTGGTTCGTTGGTTTTACGCCTGAATTGGCCTGCGCTGTATATATAGGTAATGATGATAGAAGAACACTGGGTAACAAAATGACCGGAGGTGTGGTCGCGGCTCCAATATGGCATGATTTTATGTTAAATGCATTGCAAGATAAACCTGTAAAAAATTTTCAAAAACCATCTAATGTTGTAGAAATTAATGTATGTAGCAAAACTGGACTTCTGCCCGGAAATCAATGTAGTGAAATATTAAAAGTAGCCTTTATTGCGGGTACAGAACCCCGTGGAGTATGCCAGGGAGATGTCATTTCGACTTCACCTAATATTGACAGTGAACCATTATTCCCTACACCACAAGTACCACGAGAGAATATTCCTGTGATAGAAGGTGAAAAGAAATTTCCACTATTGGAAGAAATTGATATTTTAAAGCAGGATATCGATCCCGAGGATGTACCACAGGAAGAGAAAAAGGAAGACACATTGCAATCATTAGTTGAAGAATTAAAAAGAAGATTAGAAAGCAGGGATTAAGCTTTTATTTTTCTTTAAAAAATATAAAGCAGTTTAAAAATAAACAACTGTAACCCCTTCTCCACCCTCGTATAATTCCCCATAACGATATGATTTTACATAAGATAACTGGTTTAATAATTGGTTAACATAGTTTCTCAATATACCTTTGCCTTTTCCATGTATTATATACACTGGGGATACATTTAAAAGGAAAGCATCGTCTAAATACTTTTCTAATTTTATTTTCGCATCATTTACTGTCATCTGTCTTATATTTATTTCATTTTTAAACTCAGCCTTCTTTTCCAATCTGTTTTTATCATATGAGCTAATTGAAAAGTTGTGTGTTTCAATATATCTCTCTTCATTTGATATCTTCTTGTTAATTTTCTCAATATCATCAAAAGGTATGTTCATCTTTATCTGATTAACCTGTATTAAGCATTGTTCCTTTTTATGATTATTTTCTATTACAATTCCTTCCATGTTGAGACTTTTAATTAACACAACATCTCCAACAGATAATAATTTTTTATTTTCTTTTTGTTTTTCATTAATTATTATTTTTTCTTTTATTTCTTTATATAAATCTTTTAAATTTCTGTATTCATCGTTGTATTTTTCAAAATTAATATTTTTTCTTTTTAAATTATTAATAATTTCTTTTGCTCTCTTTTCTGTTAAAGAAATAATGTCTTCTGCTTTTCGATACGCATCCTGTATAATCTTTTCTTTTTCTTTTTCAAATTCAATATTCTTTAATTTCAATTCTTTTTTTAGTACTAAGCTTTCTTCTTTTTCCCTTTCTGTTATTTTTAAATTGTCAGCCATTATACTTTTATCTCTTTCCATCTTTCTAATCATGTTTTCCAAATCTGCTTTTTCTTTATCTAAATATTTCTGGGCACCCTTAATTACTAATTCCTCTAAACCTAACTTTTGAGCAACAGAAAAAGCGCAACTTTTTCCTGGAAGACCTATTGTTATTTTATATGTTGGCTGAAGGGTTTCTTCGTCAAATTCCATTCTGGCATTCATTACTCTATCGGTCAAATAAGCATATGCTTTTATACTATCATGATGAGTACTACTTATTATTTTTGTACCCTTTTTCCTCAAAGAATCGAGTATTGCCATACTTAGAGCAGATCCTTCTGAGGGATCTGTACCGGAACCCAATTCATCCAATAAAGCTAATGTGTTATCATCAGAATCTTTAAGTATTTGTATAATATTTTTCATATGTGCAGAAAATGTACTTAAATTTTGTTCTATACTCTGCTCATCTCCAATATCTGCAAATATTTGCTTAAAAATAGCCATTTCACTATCAATACCGGCAGGAATATGCAAACCTGACTGAGCCATTAGACATAGTAAGCCAACTGTTTTTAAAGTAACTGTTTTTCCACCGGTATTTGGTCCTGTTATAACAAGTACATCAAAATTCTCACCTATTTCAATATCAATGGGAATAGCGCTATCTTTTAATAAAGGATGTCTTGCACTTTTTAGATTAATAATTCTTTTATTATTAATTCTTGGTTCATTTCCACTTATTTGAATACTATACTTAGCTTTTGAATGAATTAGATCTATCTCACCTAAATTATGGTATGACTCAACAATGTCTGCTCCATTTTTTCCGACTAATGCGGTTAATTTTTGTAATATTCTGAATTCTTCTTTTTCTTCTTCAGTATAAAATTCCCTTAACTGATTA
The genomic region above belongs to Atribacterota bacterium and contains:
- a CDS encoding endonuclease MutS2 produces the protein MNSHLFKVLEYNKIKGILKKNLLTHSGERHLKELMPSNDYSNACQMQIETTEMKNIIENQGRLPLMPLGNIEDDVKKARIQGSIISVRKLLIINKVLECIYLVKEYFNSFEEQKYPSIKGKINNLKVFRLMEKEIKRCINEDAEIVDEASPELKKVRRNIRNTEKKIRDRLENILRDPRNRSSIQDDIITIRQGRFVLPIKQQEKGKFPGIVHDKSESGVTYFVEPLAVLELNNQLREFYTEEEKEEFRILQKLTALVGKNGADIVESYHNLGEIDLIHSKAKYSIQISGNEPRINNKRIINLKSARHPLLKDSAIPIDIEIGENFDVLVITGPNTGGKTVTLKTVGLLCLMAQSGLHIPAGIDSEMAIFKQIFADIGDEQSIEQNLSTFSAHMKNIIQILKDSDDNTLALLDELGSGTDPSEGSALSMAILDSLRKKGTKIISSTHHDSIKAYAYLTDRVMNARMEFDEETLQPTYKITIGLPGKSCAFSVAQKLGLEELVIKGAQKYLDKEKADLENMIRKMERDKSIMADNLKITEREKEESLVLKKELKLKNIEFEKEKEKIIQDAYRKAEDIISLTEKRAKEIINNLKRKNINFEKYNDEYRNLKDLYKEIKEKIIINEKQKENKKLLSVGDVVLIKSLNMEGIVIENNHKKEQCLIQVNQIKMNIPFDDIEKINKKISNEERYIETHNFSISSYDKNRLEKKAEFKNEINIRQMTVNDAKIKLEKYLDDAFLLNVSPVYIIHGKGKGILRNYVNQLLNQLSYVKSYRYGELYEGGEGVTVVYF
- a CDS encoding QueT transporter family protein translates to MFSLNYMVRISLIAAIYVTINIIFAPISFGPFQIRIAEALTVLPFIDPAAIGGLFLGCILSNIWGGLGIIDVIGGSFFTLLAAIITYNTTKPFLAPVPPIIINALGISLYLHLLFEIPYWLTVAYITIGQTIACFIIGYPLLLILIRRKIWLYRAK
- the tyrS gene encoding tyrosine--tRNA ligase, with amino-acid sequence MDLSEEMKIIKRGTDEIISEEELKNKLRNSKKSKKPLRIKQGFDPSAPDIHLGHTVGLRKLRHFQDLGHDVYFLIGDFTGMIGDPSGRSSTRKQLTTVEVKKNAETYKEQVFKILDPNKTIVEFNSHWLGKLSFVDVIHLCSKYTVARMLERDDFSNRFQEKKPIGVHEFLYPLMQGYDSVSLKADVELGGTDQKFNLLVGRDLQREFGQEPQVIITMPIIEGTDGVEKMSKSLGNYIGINEKPNDMYGKIMSIPDKLMEIYFRLLTDVPEQQINQIKKDLQANNVHPRDIKKRLAKEIVKIYHGYSNANQAENHFEQVFQEKMDPENSQKLLIPIRDLSENKLWIVKLVKMTKALTSTGEAIRIIKQGGVRINHKKITNPNTDIVVKDGDILRIGKLNFYQLKIN
- a CDS encoding penicillin-binding protein 1A, with translation MSKKKTKKTKNNSFYKKIIFISLFLFVLSFLISFALLVSFSNQKMVDIVKTSNFINPITSKVYDINGKLITEFFQENRTPISLSEIPTHLISAFIAIEDTYFYNHYGISIRGIIRAMVENVKESGRIFQGQGGSTITQQLAVNTFLTREETLSRKIQDALLALQIERTFTKNEILEMYLNLIYFGHGAYGVVSASEMYFNKDVADLSLAESALLAGIPRRPYYYSPFINIESSLNRKNVILKRMYDLGYIDESEYQQARDEVITFSHNRENIEIAPHFSSYIRTQLLEQYGVNMVFKGGLKIYTTLDLELQRKAQEAFLDSGREGALIAVDPQTGYIKAMVGGKNYEESEFNRATQAYRQPGSAFKTFVYLTALDKGLSPSLIMEDAPIIYENGWSPENYENEFRGFVTLREGFEDSINIIGVKLLERVGVRDVIQNAEKAGITSSLRADLSLALGTSEVTPLEMASAYATIANMGTYVEPISILKIEDHNGKVLEQNNVVSKKVFTEEVCYTLTKLMEGVINRGTGWNADIGRPAAGKTGTTNECIDAWFVGFTPELACAVYIGNDDRRTLGNKMTGGVVAAPIWHDFMLNALQDKPVKNFQKPSNVVEINVCSKTGLLPGNQCSEILKVAFIAGTEPRGVCQGDVISTSPNIDSEPLFPTPQVPRENIPVIEGEKKFPLLEEIDILKQDIDPEDVPQEEKKEDTLQSLVEELKRRLESRD